The DNA region TGCTCCTCGGCCATGTCAACATGGTGTCCTGGGAAAAACATGGCCAGAGCTGAACAATGCAGTGTGTAGTGATGTCTGACATACAGGAACAGAAGTGAAACCACGACTTGAAAGGGGAATAGAACGTTATAATGGGTAGATGAACTCTATaaaacccccacacacacaggtggtaTTAAATCCGTCCATTTCCTGGTACATACGGTCGGTTTTGTGCACGGTGCATGTTCCGCAGATGAGTGTCGCCTTACGAACACACATAATGCTTCCTTTTCACTTTTGCTTCCCAAAGTCTCTGGTTTTGTGCTGAGGGGACGCGCGTACCTGCCAGGACGTCAAACTCGTAGAGAGGACCTTCTCCTCCGATGTAGAGGAAGACGGGGCCGTCAGGACGCCGCCAGTACGCGTCGTTCACAAAGAACCTCTGGGACAATGACAGACGGAGAGAAAAGGGAAGACCCATTCAAAGTCTCCCACAAATTAGCATTGGAATTAATTAACGTTGGAAGCGTCAACTGGCAGCGACAGCCAATCATCTCAGAGCCCGTCGTCAGTGCCAGCAGGGGTTGTGCTGCATTGGAGCATGAGAGCAGCGTGACAGACAGCCTCCGCTACCTGAGGGAAGGTGCCGGCGCTCTGTCGGTTGAAGTGGTCCAGCGGCTGGCGAATGCGACCCGGCCTCAGGCGCCGGCGAGCGCCGACGGCGCGCGCGGCGAGCTGCCGCTCGGCCGTCTGCCGCTGGAGGTCCCGCGCGCGCTCCTGGATCCTCCTCAGAACCCGTCCTGGCGCCGGAGAGTCCGAGCAGCAGGAAAAGGGCCGTTTGTGACCTCGCTCTGAATCGTGTGTTAAATCGGTCTGTTTCTGGGTGACGGCGCATTCACCAACTCACCAGCATTAGCGCAGTtcaagaggaggatgaggatgaggcagTGGCTGGAGGCCAAAAGCATCTTTACCCACTGTGGAGGATGTTTTAATGCATAACCACTGAGCGGGAGTGAGGCGGATGTCCACCACTCAGCAGCTCCCTATATAGACCCTGGGCCGGGCTTCACTGATGAGGTGCTGTCTGAAAAATGACCTGGGTGACGACGTGATACGACCTCTGAGTCGCTCTGATGCGCAGTCGGATGCAGATCAGCATTTGCTCAGCAGAATGAAGCATCTGCTTGGGGATGTAATGAGACCTCTCTGCCCAGTAATGGCTTTTTTTGGAGCGGTtgagttacagcagcaggtttgactttttctcctcctcataATAATAAGAACTCTAATATTATTCGAATATAGGAGGACAAGGACACGGAGGCTGATGGGCAGCGTGGTGACTTTGGCTAAAGTCAATCTACATCATGCACGACCCCCGCTGTGAAACCGATGGGTCTTTCACAGAATTCACTGCAGATCttctgtgacagaaaacagagtAACAGAGTGAACAAGAGGAAGCTGCGGGAGCCAAAAAACGAAATAAACTGGAAATCCAAACCACTAAAGAAGAAGCGATGATTATATCAGTCCACGTAAGCAAGAATATTATTCAGTGACTGGTTGAATTGCTGCAAGAGGTTATCAGGCCATGTCACAGGGTGCGGGTCAGAAGGCCGAGAATGTGGTCGCTGGACGGCTCCATCCACGTCCCCATAATCACAGGTGGCCACGGCACATTGTGGTTAAAGTATTTAACTACAAAGCTGTTATTAAACTCTAATCTATCCATTAAATCATATGTTGCTGGTGCCACAGTCTGCGCATGTGCGAAGAACCATATCAGGGAAGTTTAGGCTCATGGAAATTACTAAATGTCACGTCAACGTCAGTGGTGACAACGTTTCCTGTTCTCCAAAACCCACTCACTTCTAACATAAGCTCACGTCAGAGGCAGCGCGGCAGGCAGAAGGAAGCAGCATCTCTCCGGTCCACGCATGAACTCGTCCCTGCAGGCGAGCGCGAACGCCACCGCGGCGCCGCAGCCGGGCTTCGCCGCGGCCTACGGCGTCATCGCGGCGCTGGGCCTGCCGCTCAACGCCGCGTCCCTGTGGATCCTGCTCCGCCGCCACAGCCTCCGGGCCCCCGGCGCCGTCTTCATGCTCAACCTGGCGGCCTCCGACCTCATGCTCGTCGCCTCGCTGCCCGCGAGGAGCTACGCGCACGCCACGGGCACGTGGCCCTTGAGCGGCGCGGCGTGCGCTGCGGTCCTGGCGCTGTTCCGCGCCAACCTCCGCTCCAGCGCCGTCTTCATCAGCCTCATCAGCGTGGACCGGCTGCTGGCCGTGGTCTTCCCTCTGCGGTCGCGCCACCTGCGGACCGCCGCCAACGCGTGGAAGGCCGCCGCGCTCGCCTGGATCTTGGTGTCGGCCGCGAGCCTtccgcagctgctgccgctcccgAGCAGCTGGAGCGGCGGGCCGAACTGCTTCCTTCCGCGCTCCGACGCTCACGGGCGCCTGGTTCCCGTCGCGCAGTCCGTGCTCATCTTCGTCCTGCTGGCCGTCAACGTCCTGTGCACGGCCGTGGTGTCGGTGACGCTGCGCCGGCACCGGCCCGACGCACGCGTCCGCAACACGGTCGACGTCATGCTGATTTTCATCATGAACTTAGTCATGTTCACCTTGTGCTTCTTGCCTCTGTCCATTGGTTTGCTTCAGTTTGGAAACTTCCACAAAACTCTGCCCCCTTTGATATGTCTTGCGAGTGTAAACTGCTGCCTGGATCCGCTGCTCTACTACTTTTCTTTGGATGCGTTttggaagaggagagaggacgtGGACCCTGCGACAGGACGCTAGAAGCTCCACGTTCTGCATCAAGTCTGATCAAAATCTGCTGTTCGGCGTGGGTGTAAAGAAAACTTCCGTTACAATCAAACTAAATGCTTCAACCTCATGTTTCATCTAACATTCAACATGAAAGTCGGGGGCAGGATGTGGTTCGGTATCTTGAGTGGAACATGGGGGCAGGCTGTTGCTAGCCCTCCATTTGTGTcataaactgtaaatactgatCGGCCCGTTGAACACTTGACATAAAGATCCTCCCAATggttttgtgttatgtttgatTGTGTATTTCTTGACTCGTTTTCCATATTGGACGTGTATTTTTAATGTGACTCAGACTTGAGCCAGCAGGGCCTAAGCGCCACCAGACGGACGCCACCGCCATAAGCCTCCAGCAGACTCTAAGGATCTAGATTACCTCATCTGCAGATTTGAGATGATCCAAGAGTAATCGTGGCTAATGCAATTAGGCATCAAGGACGGAGGCAAACAGCCTGATTCAGACGAATAATGCATCAGGATGAGGCAAAAAAATGTTCTAATTCTATATTAACTTAGATTTAATGACAGAGACCTACAGATGTTGAAATGGCCACTTGTTGGCGTTAACATTCTCAAGATATGGCCTGTAAATAAAAAGTGccactattattatattatagatGACACTGTAATATTGTATAAACGACACATTTGCATAGAACATTCTGATACACTGATAAtaaatttacttttaattataaAGCATTGCATTTATTTGCACTAAAACAGCTTTAAGCTCTTCTGTTCTCTTTTTTGAGCCGTTCTTTTTCAGGCTTTTTTGGCAGTGAGAGCTCCAAGTAAAATCATGATTTATCTTAAATAAAATTGATTTGCTTTTATGCAGACAAGTGAAACAGAAAATGGAGACATTTTTCACTACTTTATTCACAGACAGATTTCATCAGCAGACAAAATATACAGATCAAAGTAGGCTTTGTTTAACTAACATATAATATGCTCCCTTCAGTAGCATTGACTTTAGTCCCGTCTCCGACTCTGGACTAAGGCttcaaacattgttttagaaaAACATTCTAACAGTGCTGTTTTTCTCTTATAGATAAACACATGCAAGGGGAAATCAAGACATTTCTGAAAAGTGATTCCAAAATGCAGCTGTGAAGCAGGAAGAAAAGAGCGTGATGACGAGGAGGGAACTTAAATAATGATGTTTACCTGTTTCAGCTGTGATGGAACAATAGTCTAATGCCCAGTGTCGCCTCCTCGAACGTCTACTGTGTAATGAAGCGTTTCAGAGAAAAACGAATGCAGAAAAGGGAGCGGGGAAGCAGAGGCAGGCACAAGGATTAAGATGCAAGCAAGCAACTAGTCAGCAACAGTTGTGTGTTTACACTACAGAGAACACAAGAAGAGGAATGAAGGTGAGTGAGATCTACCGCTAATATCTGCTCTGCAAACCGAGGCGTTGTGCTTTTCGCCAGATGACTGTGAGATGACGTGAGCTCCAgggcaggaggaaaaacaaaagtacCGTCACCGTGACAACACATGGAGACAGTGATCTCACCCAACAACAGCAACCATCATTCAAATCCCTAAAGAGAAAGGGGCGAGCGCTTGAAATTGGGACTCGTTATTAGCTTCGGAACTTTGCTACATGGAAAATCCTGTGTTGGAACCAATGACGTCGTATGCCTCAACCTGGAAAATAGCATTGACTGTAACAGAACAAAGAgagtaaaaaaatgttttatagcAAAGCAAAATGACAAGTAAAGTGCAACGTGACCGGGTCCACAGGAGGGTGCTACAGTGGCTGGGGCTGTGACTGTGGATGTGCCTTTGGGCGGGTGGGGTGCTCGCGTCTACGCCCCGTCGCAGATGGTCGTCTCCATCACGAACGTGTTCTCGAAATGGCGGATGTGGTGGCAGTTCTCGGCGTCGCGCTTGTTGATGCCTGCGAGACGAGACGGGGGACTTTTAATCTGACAACGCAtcgtggtgcttttattttggcagcgCTGACCCCCGACTTACGCCTGTGGGTGACGCGGCGGTTCAGGCGGTACGTGTCCTTCCCGTTGCACAGGCGGTAGATGAACGGCCCCAGCTGGTGTATGTTGTGCACTTTGCCGGTCACCACCATCTCCTCGTGGATGATGTAGGTCTGAGGCAGGTAGGTTCCCTTCTGCGGGAGACAGGAGACAGCACGTGGACGGACGCGCCCCACAAACAGTCCTCCGCTCCCGCGTTAAATCTGTGTTACCTTGACATTGATGAGCAGCTCCCACAGGTTGCGTGGAGGCATCACGATGGTGGTGTTGAGCTCGATCACGTAACACTTGTCCAGAGCAATGTCGTGGTAGGCAGTCAGACCCTGGACAGATACAAGAGGCTCTTTATTTTAACAGAACTCCAAAGACCAGGATCCTTTGCAGCAGAATGATTGCGGTTCATGATTAATAGTCAAATAGTCAAAATGTGGGTGTTTGAGGCGAATATAGCCTCAAAAAACCTTTGGTATGAACCTTTAATGTTAAACAGCTGTCATTTCCTATTGTTGTGATGACTTTGAGGACATTATTCACTCACCCTGTGGAAGTCGTGGATTATATCCGCCGGGTCGCTGCCTCCGAAGTGGGGCACGGGCACGGTGATCTTCTCGTAGTtatcggccaagtagatgccgacgttctcctccagctcctggcgCCCGCGCAGCGGCGCGTACACGGAGTCTTCGTAGAGCACCCTGCAGTGGAACAGGTTCTCCTCTGGGATCTGCGCACACGGAACGCGGGTCAGACGCGAGGGCCGAGCCCGACCGGGGCGCTGCTCGGGCCCGGCCCTCGGAGCGGCGGGTCTCACGTGGGGTATGAAGTAGTAGCGGTAGACGTAGATGGAGGCGAGGACCAGGCCGGCCATGAACACCACCAGGCCGAACGTCAGGCAGCACAGGCCGTTGAGGGGGGACTTCTTGGGCCGCAGCGGCAGAACCAGCTCCTCTTCGTCCTGGAACAAAACCACTCTCGGCTCACGCGCAGACAGGATCGTTCGTACTCATCTCCATCGGGGTGGAGCCTGGACCGAGGCGCCGGGCGATGCTCCCAGACGCCTCCGGTCTCGCGGCCCATCTGCCGCCGCCACGCGCCCGGCCTGcgtgggcggcggcggcacTACGTCCTCGCCGCCCGCTTCCACTTACGACAGTGACTCACGGAGGAGCGGACGCGTGCAGGCGCTCGCGCCAGGTAAAATTATCTTATTATAGAGGACAACAAACGCGGGCTATTCTTGGGTGGCAGAAATTACCGTGTGCACTGGAAACGGCTTTTAGGAGGCGCTTCAGAGGAAAAGCGATGACAACTCTGTCATTTTTGTAAAAGCTTCCGCTTCGCGTTATTTGCGCCACTTgcgagtgtgtctgtgtctaatATTAGTGCGTCTGAGCAGGATTACAGTGTTTGTGCGCGGCGTGCCGTTCTTTGCGTGAACACTTGGAGACAGAGCGCGCGCGAGGACAAGGCGACAACTGTGCCGAACACACAGTTCCCTGAGACTGGGCTCTTTGTGTTCTTCCACCCCACCGGGAGGCACAGAGGCTCTTTTCACACCAGCTGAAAGCGTGACACGCCATGAGGCCCGTCGGTCTCCGGCTCGAGACCGTtttcaaagtcacacagctgatgtttcaTCGTCGGGCGCCAGGGCTCGAGCGCGTAGCTTTGATGGGGCTTCAGACAACGCTGGGCTGCTGCTACGCTAAAGTTGAGCACCGCTGTAAGGCAGGGAAAAACAATCTTGCATTGCACTGCAACCCATCAGCCATTTTGTCAAGCAAAGATTATGCATTAGTTTTATTCTGTCTTTTTATAAAGCTGGGGAGTTGCTCACTTCAATCTGCATTTAAGGAGAAATGGTTAGGGTTGCTTTTATAAAGCAAAatccaaatatatatatatatatatatatatatatatatatatatatatatatatatatatattgttcaATTGTTTAAGCTGGTAATCCTCTATGTAATCCAAAACAAAGAGCATGCATTTGCAAATTGTAACGATTTCCATGAATCCTTTGCAAAAGGGCCACTGGCGCAGCGGAAACCATCACAGCAATGACATGTTTCGTTTGCAGCCAAATGGCGATGGATGCTGTCAGAGGCTCCCTGCTGTCCGCGGCCGTGCCCGGCGCCCCAGGGGGGCCCGGGTACCGCAGGGACCACGTTACACAAGGGTCACACGAAGACCAGCTGGCAAGTATTACGAAAAGAGACGAAACGTCACGGACCCCGAGCGACGCGTTGCTCACCATCGGATGAGGGATGAGGATTTCCGTCTTGTCGCCATCGCTCTCCTTCTCCACTTTCTGTCCCGCGACAGACTGGAAGCTGATCTTCACCATGTCTCGGCGTGTCCCCGCGCGTCTCTCCTCGCGTCGGGTATGATCTGGCCACCGCTCACAAAACGAGTCCCCTCACGCGCTTCGTCGACGGACCACCCTCGTCTCACAGCCGGGCAGCCCCTCGGTCTGTTTTTGTCTCTATTCACcggaagtgttttttttctccaacactTGCTAAAGGACGAGTCCGCAGTTTTTGCTTCATattaaagaaatacaataaaaagagaaatgtaTTAGTGTTATATTATAGAAGGCTATTGTCTACCAAAATAAATTGCCTGAATGAAatatttatagaaaaaaaatcaatttttgAACAGAGGCCCCTTCTTGTGCCTGCATGGGTAGAATTAGTTATTATTATAGCAATTTTCATTCCTAGATATGCAGCATGTTTATAAATATGATACCAATGTCACCGTGCTGCCTATTTAAAGGTTTACTTTGGGTAGACATAATAATAACAGCAAATTAAACTTATTGTGAAAGTTCAAGCACTGCCTGAATAGTTTCATTATGACAGTTGTAGTGTTCAGTAACATTAGTCACACTATGACTGATGTCTGGGTTGCTTGTTAAGCAGCCATAAGGCTGGCATTACTTTGAGGTACCTCAGGGTACAGGATGATGTGGCCATTAACATGCATTCACAGATGTGTGATTTCTGCACgcataataaaaatgacaacGGGTTCATTTTATTCCAAagtcttttctttattttgattGTAGGGCCCAGGCCTTTGACACTTCTGAAAGCACCCACTAGCCAAGAGTTCAATTTGAC from Betta splendens chromosome 13, fBetSpl5.4, whole genome shotgun sequence includes:
- the LOC114867875 gene encoding lysophosphatidic acid receptor 5-like gives rise to the protein MNSSLQASANATAAPQPGFAAAYGVIAALGLPLNAASLWILLRRHSLRAPGAVFMLNLAASDLMLVASLPARSYAHATGTWPLSGAACAAVLALFRANLRSSAVFISLISVDRLLAVVFPLRSRHLRTAANAWKAAALAWILVSAASLPQLLPLPSSWSGGPNCFLPRSDAHGRLVPVAQSVLIFVLLAVNVLCTAVVSVTLRRHRPDARVRNTVDVMLIFIMNLVMFTLCFLPLSIGLLQFGNFHKTLPPLICLASVNCCLDPLLYYFSLDAFWKRREDVDPATGR
- the itm2ca gene encoding integral membrane protein 2Ca — protein: MVKISFQSVAGQKVEKESDGDKTEILIPHPMDEEELVLPLRPKKSPLNGLCCLTFGLVVFMAGLVLASIYVYRYYFIPHIPEENLFHCRVLYEDSVYAPLRGRQELEENVGIYLADNYEKITVPVPHFGGSDPADIIHDFHRGLTAYHDIALDKCYVIELNTTIVMPPRNLWELLINVKKGTYLPQTYIIHEEMVVTGKVHNIHQLGPFIYRLCNGKDTYRLNRRVTHRRINKRDAENCHHIRHFENTFVMETTICDGA